From Eleftheria terrae, the proteins below share one genomic window:
- a CDS encoding TIGR00266 family protein has product MAMDVVDFEIKGAEMQFVEIELDPGEAAVGEAGSMMFMDAGIEMDTVFGDGSQQQGGFFGKLLGAGKRLVTGESLFTTIYTNQAHGKKRVAFAAPYPGKILPMDLRQLGGMLLCQKDAFLAAARGVSLGIAFQQKLSVGFFGGEGFIMQKLEGDGLAFVHAGGTVVRRELQPGQTLMVDTGCVVAYTPSVDFEIQYVGKIKTALFGGEGLFLAKLTGPGTVWLQSLPFSRLASRVFAAAPQAGGRSREEGSLLGGFAVGGLLGGVLGGDDE; this is encoded by the coding sequence ATGGCGATGGACGTGGTGGACTTCGAGATCAAGGGCGCCGAGATGCAGTTCGTGGAAATCGAGCTGGATCCCGGCGAGGCCGCGGTCGGCGAGGCCGGCAGCATGATGTTCATGGACGCCGGCATCGAGATGGACACGGTGTTCGGCGATGGCTCGCAGCAGCAGGGCGGCTTCTTCGGCAAGCTGCTGGGTGCCGGCAAGCGGCTGGTGACGGGGGAATCGCTCTTCACCACCATCTACACCAACCAGGCGCATGGCAAGAAGCGGGTGGCCTTCGCCGCGCCCTACCCGGGCAAGATCCTGCCGATGGACCTGCGCCAGCTGGGCGGCATGCTGCTGTGCCAGAAGGACGCCTTCCTGGCTGCAGCCCGCGGCGTCTCGCTGGGCATTGCCTTCCAGCAGAAGCTCTCGGTGGGCTTCTTCGGCGGCGAGGGCTTCATCATGCAGAAGCTCGAAGGCGACGGCCTGGCCTTCGTGCATGCCGGCGGCACCGTGGTGCGCCGTGAACTGCAGCCCGGCCAGACCCTGATGGTCGACACCGGCTGCGTGGTGGCCTACACGCCCAGCGTCGACTTCGAGATCCAGTACGTTGGCAAGATCAAGACGGCGCTGTTCGGCGGCGAGGGCCTGTTCCTCGCCAAGCTGACCGGCCCGGGCACCGTGTGGCTGCAATCGCTGCCGTTCTCGCGGCTCGCCTCGCGCGTCTTCGCGGCAGCGCCGCAGGCCGGGGGCCGCAGCCGCGAGGAAGGCTCGCTGCTGGGCGGCTTCGCGGTGGGCGGCCTGTTGGGCGGCGTGCTTGGCGGCGACGACGAGTAA
- a CDS encoding porin — protein MAIKQIALAAMTLAAAAAANAQSSVTIYGVADAFFQYAKADKSVTRLQSGGLNGSRIGFRGTEDLGGGLRAIFTIESGINLDDGTNGQGAMWGRQAFVGLGGNFGTVTLGRQYSSLYFASGDFSAFSNGTYGASTAVIGGLGGYEPVRGSVNSGTGNSGPARVNNSIKYETPSFGGFKVGGLWGFGEADGGNNKTRVADLYARYTSGPIDAMLSFIDDRAAAPTPDLERRTITAGAAYTLGAFRILGGYMKVDDRSTNDVDGDGFWIGGDWRFGSNLLRAQYVANQPDADDRDTQAFGIGYQYDLSKRTAIYSSLTHFKNDGPTRWHSGVPAGNFTDGTDNVNEFVVGVRHSF, from the coding sequence ATGGCAATCAAACAAATTGCACTGGCAGCGATGACGCTGGCAGCAGCCGCAGCTGCAAATGCACAAAGCTCGGTCACCATCTACGGTGTGGCCGATGCCTTCTTCCAATACGCCAAGGCCGACAAGAGCGTCACCCGCCTGCAGTCCGGTGGCCTCAACGGTTCGCGCATCGGTTTCCGCGGCACGGAAGACCTGGGTGGCGGCCTGCGCGCGATCTTCACGATCGAAAGCGGCATCAACCTGGACGACGGCACCAACGGCCAGGGCGCGATGTGGGGCCGTCAGGCCTTCGTCGGCCTGGGCGGCAACTTCGGTACCGTCACGCTGGGCCGCCAGTACAGCAGCCTGTACTTCGCTTCCGGCGACTTCAGCGCCTTCTCGAACGGCACCTATGGCGCCAGCACCGCTGTGATCGGCGGCCTGGGCGGCTATGAGCCGGTTCGCGGTTCCGTCAACAGCGGCACCGGCAACAGCGGCCCGGCACGGGTGAACAACTCCATCAAGTACGAAACCCCGTCCTTCGGCGGCTTCAAGGTGGGTGGCCTGTGGGGCTTCGGCGAGGCCGACGGTGGCAACAACAAGACCCGCGTTGCCGACCTGTATGCCCGCTACACCTCCGGCCCGATCGATGCGATGCTGTCGTTCATCGACGACCGTGCTGCAGCCCCGACGCCCGACCTCGAGCGCCGTACCATCACCGCTGGCGCTGCCTACACCCTGGGTGCATTCCGCATCCTGGGCGGCTACATGAAGGTCGATGACCGCAGCACCAACGACGTCGACGGCGACGGCTTCTGGATCGGCGGCGACTGGCGCTTTGGCTCGAACCTGCTGCGTGCCCAGTACGTGGCGAACCAGCCGGACGCCGACGACCGTGACACCCAGGCCTTTGGCATCGGCTATCAGTACGACCTGTCCAAGCGCACCGCGATCTACAGCTCGCTGACGCACTTCAAGAACGACGGTCCCACCCGTTGGCACTCTGGCGTGCCGGCCGGCAACTTCACCGACGGCACCGACAACGTCAACGAATTCGTCGTCGGCGTTCGCCACTCCTTCTAA
- a CDS encoding serine/threonine protein kinase, with translation MPALPRPAAFAPATGSLFSRPADHHQDALPPGTRLFEFEIQKVIGSGGFAIVYLALDHGLERQVAIKEYLPAALAARGRGGAVTLRSRSLAETFAIGLRSFENEAKLLARFDHPALVKVYRFWRANNTAYMVMPYYEGITLQQACGRMSAPPKEEWLRALLRPLLGALEEMHGKSCFHRDIAPDNILLLRNGRPVLLDFGAARRVISDRTQNLTAILKPSYAPIEQYADATHLKQGPWTDLYGLAAVVHYCLNQEAPVPSAARAIRDQLKPAREVGRMVQQAFPGRRQYSEHFLAAIDWALAVPPKDRPQSVAVFRAALDGLAAPVVEWQPATAAAAEPRRRDRASGVRRPANRSAMERLREALRGGRRKAALATLFVALLAGGAWWVWSLQRSRAAPPVGARWLAAPAVAALAVQVGQGVQGGHAPTLRRPRQ, from the coding sequence ATGCCCGCCCTGCCGCGCCCAGCCGCTTTTGCGCCGGCAACCGGATCGCTGTTCTCGCGGCCGGCCGATCACCACCAGGACGCCCTGCCTCCTGGCACGCGCCTGTTCGAGTTCGAGATCCAGAAAGTCATCGGCAGTGGCGGCTTCGCCATTGTGTACCTGGCCCTTGACCACGGCCTGGAACGGCAGGTGGCCATCAAGGAGTACCTGCCGGCGGCGCTCGCCGCACGAGGACGGGGCGGCGCGGTCACGCTGCGTTCGCGGTCCCTGGCCGAGACCTTCGCGATCGGGCTGCGCTCCTTCGAGAACGAAGCCAAGCTGCTGGCCCGCTTCGACCATCCCGCGCTGGTGAAGGTCTACCGGTTCTGGCGGGCCAACAACACGGCCTACATGGTGATGCCCTATTACGAAGGAATCACCTTGCAGCAGGCCTGTGGCCGCATGTCGGCGCCGCCCAAGGAGGAGTGGCTGCGGGCCCTGCTGCGGCCGCTGCTGGGGGCGCTGGAGGAGATGCATGGCAAGTCCTGCTTCCATCGCGACATCGCCCCCGACAACATCCTGCTGCTGCGCAACGGGCGGCCGGTCCTGCTCGACTTCGGCGCGGCACGCCGCGTCATCAGCGACCGCACGCAGAACCTCACCGCCATCCTCAAGCCATCGTATGCACCGATCGAGCAGTACGCCGATGCGACGCATCTGAAGCAAGGTCCCTGGACCGATCTCTATGGGTTGGCCGCGGTGGTTCACTACTGCCTGAACCAGGAGGCGCCCGTGCCCTCGGCCGCACGCGCAATCCGCGACCAGCTCAAGCCGGCGCGCGAAGTCGGCCGCATGGTGCAGCAGGCCTTCCCCGGCCGGCGTCAGTACAGCGAGCATTTCCTGGCGGCCATCGATTGGGCGCTCGCCGTGCCGCCCAAGGACCGGCCGCAGAGCGTGGCCGTCTTTCGTGCCGCGCTCGACGGCCTGGCTGCGCCGGTGGTGGAGTGGCAGCCGGCCACTGCGGCCGCCGCAGAGCCGCGGCGGCGCGACCGCGCATCGGGTGTGCGGCGGCCTGCGAACCGTTCGGCCATGGAGCGCTTGCGCGAGGCGCTGCGCGGCGGCCGGCGCAAGGCGGCGCTGGCGACGCTTTTTGTTGCGCTATTGGCCGGGGGGGCGTGGTGGGTCTGGAGCCTGCAGCGAAGCCGCGCTGCACCGCCGGTGGGGGCCCGGTGGTTGGCTGCGCCGGCCGTTGCGGCACTGGCGGTGCAGGTGGGGCAGGGAGTGCAGGGCGGGCATGCGCCCACGCTGCGCCGGCCGCGCCAATGA
- a CDS encoding GNAT family N-acetyltransferase, with the protein MDVPVIHRPDQQRFEATVEGRLCEADYELREGVMHMTHTHVPDALQGRGIAAALVRAAFEHARAKGLKVNLLCSYVRQYVQCHPETAPLLLD; encoded by the coding sequence ATGGACGTGCCCGTGATCCACCGCCCCGACCAACAGCGCTTCGAGGCCACCGTCGAGGGGCGGCTTTGTGAAGCCGACTACGAACTTCGCGAAGGGGTGATGCACATGACGCACACCCATGTGCCGGACGCGCTGCAGGGCCGCGGCATTGCAGCCGCGCTGGTCAGGGCAGCCTTCGAGCATGCCCGGGCGAAGGGGCTGAAGGTGAATCTACTCTGCTCCTATGTGCGCCAGTACGTGCAGTGCCACCCGGAGACCGCGCCCTTGCTGCTCGACTGA
- a CDS encoding SGNH/GDSL hydrolase family protein — translation MPDSLPRLARPARCLAWLALICLAGPAAAAAPQVQADVAAEAPPAPEADVAATVTPVASALAKRWDATFAAFDEADLANPPPPGGVVFVGSSSIRLWSGLEQQFQLAPVVLKRGFGGSTMQDCAEHLQRLVLPYRPRLVVVYAGDNDLAQGRSPQEVLGSFTAFVDGVRQALPDTRIAYVSIKPSPSRSSLLPQVRETNALIERYAREAEQVDFIDVYTPMLGPDGQPRSELFGADALHLNEAGYQLWRTVIGSHLK, via the coding sequence ATGCCTGACTCTCTGCCCCGTCTTGCCCGCCCGGCGCGTTGCCTGGCCTGGCTGGCCCTGATCTGCCTTGCCGGCCCGGCCGCGGCGGCCGCGCCACAGGTGCAGGCCGATGTGGCGGCCGAAGCGCCGCCGGCGCCGGAGGCCGACGTGGCCGCCACGGTCACCCCGGTGGCCAGCGCCCTGGCCAAGCGCTGGGACGCCACCTTCGCGGCCTTCGACGAGGCGGACCTGGCCAACCCGCCACCGCCCGGCGGCGTGGTGTTCGTCGGCAGTTCGTCGATCCGGCTGTGGAGCGGGCTGGAGCAGCAGTTCCAGCTCGCTCCGGTGGTGCTCAAGCGCGGCTTTGGCGGCTCCACCATGCAGGACTGTGCCGAGCACCTGCAGCGGCTGGTGCTGCCCTACCGGCCGCGCCTCGTGGTCGTGTACGCGGGCGACAATGACCTGGCCCAGGGTCGCAGCCCGCAGGAGGTGCTGGGCAGTTTCACGGCCTTCGTCGACGGCGTGCGGCAGGCGCTGCCGGACACGCGCATCGCCTACGTCTCCATCAAGCCCAGCCCGTCACGCAGCAGCTTGCTGCCGCAGGTGCGCGAGACCAATGCACTGATCGAGCGTTATGCGCGGGAGGCCGAGCAGGTCGACTTCATCGATGTCTACACCCCCATGCTCGGCCCCGACGGCCAGCCACGCAGCGAACTGTTCGGCGCGGATGCCCTGCACCTCAACGAGGCCGGCTACCAGCTCTGGCGCACCGTCATCGGCTCGCACCTGAAGTGA
- a CDS encoding sensor domain-containing phosphodiesterase, which translates to MPPLIFDGQQWTCMHGELRLSSHFQPIFSLAHRRAVGHEALLRACDAQGRPVPPPQVLAACRSADELVYVDRMCRWLHSANFARQARADHWLFLNVHPAVFAQGPQRGTPGYMKSLTEQFNLRPEQLVLEVTEDAISEDERFGSAVELAHELGCLLALDDFGAGHSNFDRVWQIRPEIVKFDRRVVQRAALQPSVARLVAQMTSLLHECGALVLCEGIETLDEGYVALECGVDFVQGYLFGRPAIDLFTERAAPSLLDAVWSRFDEQHELSERRSRERLAPYRAALAQAAVEIAAGGSQAQACRAFLDLPAAELCYLLDEQGVQVGDNVASPRYEAERPVQFAPLADASQARWARRPYFRRALQAAGQVQVTRPYLSITGARMCVTVSVSLTLGGRRLVLGGDIAWDSSSD; encoded by the coding sequence ATGCCGCCGCTCATCTTCGACGGGCAGCAATGGACCTGCATGCATGGAGAGCTGCGGCTGAGCAGCCATTTCCAGCCCATCTTCAGCCTGGCGCACCGGCGCGCGGTGGGCCATGAAGCCCTGCTGCGCGCCTGTGACGCACAGGGGCGGCCGGTGCCGCCTCCGCAGGTGCTGGCGGCCTGCCGCTCGGCGGACGAGCTGGTGTACGTCGACCGGATGTGCCGCTGGCTGCATTCCGCCAACTTCGCGCGGCAGGCCCGTGCCGACCACTGGCTGTTCCTGAACGTCCACCCGGCCGTCTTTGCCCAGGGGCCGCAGCGCGGCACGCCGGGCTATATGAAGAGCCTCACCGAGCAGTTCAACCTGCGGCCCGAGCAGCTGGTGCTGGAAGTGACCGAGGATGCGATCAGCGAGGACGAGCGCTTCGGCAGCGCGGTGGAGCTGGCCCACGAACTGGGCTGCCTGCTGGCGCTGGACGACTTCGGTGCCGGCCATTCCAACTTCGACCGCGTCTGGCAGATCCGGCCGGAAATCGTGAAGTTCGATCGCCGGGTGGTGCAGCGCGCCGCCTTGCAGCCCAGCGTCGCCCGCCTGGTGGCGCAGATGACCTCGCTGCTGCACGAATGCGGAGCGCTGGTGCTGTGCGAAGGCATCGAGACGCTGGACGAGGGTTACGTCGCGCTCGAATGTGGTGTCGACTTCGTGCAGGGTTACCTGTTCGGCCGGCCTGCGATCGACCTGTTCACCGAGCGTGCTGCACCGAGCCTGCTGGACGCGGTGTGGAGCCGCTTCGATGAGCAGCACGAACTGAGCGAGCGCCGTTCACGGGAACGGCTGGCGCCGTACCGTGCTGCGCTGGCCCAGGCCGCCGTGGAGATCGCCGCTGGTGGCTCGCAGGCGCAAGCCTGCCGCGCGTTCCTTGACCTGCCGGCCGCCGAGCTGTGCTACCTATTGGACGAGCAGGGCGTGCAGGTGGGGGACAACGTCGCCTCGCCCCGCTACGAGGCGGAGCGCCCAGTGCAATTCGCTCCCCTTGCCGATGCGAGCCAGGCCCGCTGGGCGCGTCGCCCGTATTTCCGCCGGGCCTTGCAGGCCGCAGGCCAGGTGCAGGTCACGCGGCCCTACCTGAGCATCACCGGAGCCCGCATGTGCGTGACGGTCTCGGTCAGCCTCACGCTGGGTGGCCGCCGCCTGGTGCTGGGCGGCGACATCGCCTGGGACAGCAGCAGCGACTGA
- the rarD gene encoding EamA family transporter RarD: protein MNHGIVFAALAYTLWGLFPLYFKALQGIASVEVVLHRVVWSLVFVLLVLAVRRQWAWLGQAARQPRLVGAFAASGLLLSANWFTYIWAVQHGRVVDASLGYFITPLVNVVMGRLVLHERLRRGQWAAVALAAGGVAWLTWSAGTLPWIGLILAATFATYGLLRKVAVLGPLEGLALETLLLFPIALAVLLWQTAQGSNAFATAPAATQGLLMLAGPITAVPLLLFAAGARRITLATLGLLQYIGPTLQLLLGLWLYHEPFAPATALGYGAIWGALLVYSLEGAWHARRPAPPLAAS, encoded by the coding sequence ATGAACCACGGCATCGTCTTCGCCGCCCTCGCCTACACGCTGTGGGGCCTGTTTCCGCTCTACTTCAAGGCACTGCAGGGCATCGCCTCGGTCGAGGTGGTGTTGCACCGCGTCGTGTGGTCACTGGTGTTCGTGTTGCTGGTGCTGGCAGTGCGCCGGCAATGGGCGTGGCTGGGCCAGGCCGCGCGGCAGCCGCGGCTGGTCGGGGCCTTCGCGGCCAGCGGCCTCCTGCTCTCGGCCAACTGGTTCACCTACATCTGGGCGGTACAGCACGGCCGGGTGGTGGACGCGAGCCTCGGCTACTTCATCACGCCCCTGGTGAATGTGGTGATGGGCCGGCTCGTGCTGCACGAGCGGCTGCGGCGCGGTCAGTGGGCGGCGGTGGCGCTGGCGGCCGGTGGCGTGGCCTGGCTCACCTGGTCGGCCGGCACGTTGCCGTGGATCGGGCTGATCCTGGCCGCGACCTTCGCCACCTACGGGCTGTTGCGCAAGGTGGCGGTACTGGGGCCGCTGGAAGGCCTGGCGCTGGAGACGCTGCTGCTCTTCCCGATCGCCCTCGCGGTGCTGCTGTGGCAGACGGCCCAGGGCAGCAATGCCTTCGCCACCGCACCGGCCGCCACCCAGGGGCTGTTGATGCTGGCCGGGCCGATCACCGCGGTGCCGCTGCTGCTGTTTGCCGCCGGTGCGCGCCGCATCACGCTCGCGACGCTGGGGCTGCTGCAGTACATCGGCCCGACCCTGCAGCTGCTGCTCGGGCTCTGGCTCTACCACGAGCCCTTCGCACCGGCCACCGCGCTGGGTTACGGCGCCATCTGGGGCGCCTTGCTGGTCTACTCGCTGGAAGGCGCCTGGCATGCGCGACGGCCGGCGCCGCCGCTGGCCGCAAGCTGA
- a CDS encoding DUF924 family protein: protein MYTLPLRLPPGEDLRHSLERFLLDRDLSAAHVLGAVGSLGRARLRLPGAAEPEQLQGDLTLLTLSGTLSPDGAQLHMTLADSQGRVLGGQVCSGCIVRTTLEALVLALPQHRLRREPDAATGQKELVVLPGAMAQEVLDFWFGKPGSPPHGEVRNVWFRQDPVFDAEVMRRFRPHIEAALRGALREWDATTRGTLGRILLLDQMTRNAFRNTPRAFEGDAQALEAAHALVRRGADRSLNTVERWFVYMPFQHAEDLACQDESVRLFTRLAADSPAMAEALDYAHRHRRVIERFGRFPHRNEILGRSSTEEELAFLQQPGSRF, encoded by the coding sequence ATGTACACCCTGCCATTGCGCCTGCCGCCGGGCGAGGACCTGCGCCACAGCCTGGAGCGCTTCCTGCTTGACCGGGACCTGTCCGCCGCCCATGTGCTGGGGGCCGTCGGCAGCCTCGGCAGGGCCCGGCTCCGGCTGCCGGGCGCGGCCGAGCCCGAGCAGTTGCAGGGTGACCTGACCCTGCTGACGCTGTCCGGCACCCTGAGCCCGGACGGTGCCCAGCTCCACATGACCCTGGCCGACAGCCAGGGCCGTGTGCTCGGCGGGCAGGTGTGCAGCGGCTGCATCGTGCGCACCACCCTCGAGGCCCTGGTGCTCGCCCTGCCGCAGCACCGCCTGCGACGCGAGCCCGACGCCGCGACCGGCCAGAAGGAACTGGTGGTGCTGCCGGGCGCGATGGCCCAGGAAGTGCTCGATTTCTGGTTCGGCAAGCCCGGCAGCCCGCCGCACGGCGAAGTGCGCAACGTCTGGTTCCGCCAGGACCCGGTCTTCGATGCCGAGGTGATGCGCCGCTTCCGTCCCCACATCGAAGCCGCACTGCGCGGCGCATTGCGCGAGTGGGACGCCACCACGCGCGGCACGCTGGGCCGCATCCTGCTGCTGGACCAGATGACACGCAACGCCTTTCGCAACACGCCAAGGGCCTTCGAAGGCGATGCGCAAGCCCTGGAAGCAGCGCACGCCCTGGTGCGCCGGGGGGCAGACCGATCGCTCAACACGGTGGAGCGCTGGTTCGTCTACATGCCGTTCCAGCATGCCGAGGACCTGGCCTGCCAGGATGAAAGCGTGCGGCTGTTCACCCGCCTGGCGGCCGACTCGCCGGCCATGGCCGAGGCACTGGACTATGCGCACCGCCACCGCCGCGTGATCGAGCGCTTTGGCCGCTTCCCGCATCGCAACGAGATCCTCGGCCGCAGCTCCACCGAGGAGGAGCTGGCCTTCCTGCAACAGCCCGGCTCGCGCTTCTAG
- a CDS encoding long-chain fatty acid--CoA ligase, with translation MPLAPADPPHASFWPRRLPRRLTLPETSLWFNLEVSARRFPDKDAVLFFGHRLSYAELHRQAEALAGWLQQVAGVQRGDRVLLYMQNCPQFIVAFYAILRADAVVVPVNPMNRAEEFRHYITDPQARVVVCSAELAGHVQAANAALGEADRLRHLLVTRYADVLPEQAEHPEDSPPPSMAEWLLADAPLPSGAVRWQDALARGCPPAPHAAQADDLAVMPYTSGTTGLPKGCMHSHRTLMHNAIGGGLWGYSGPESVALGVVPMFHITGMQYCMHTPIYNGATVVLMPRWDRELAGRLISRHRVTHWTCIPTMIIDLLGSPNMAHFDLSSLRYLSGGGAAMPEAVAERLQQQYGLSFAEGYGLTETAAPSHANPPERPKLQCLGMPFLGVDARVVDPLTLQPVAVGEVGEIVIHGPQVFKGYWRNPEATRAAFIEIDGKSFFRSGDLGRMDEEGYFFITDRLKRMINASGFKVWPAEVEALLYRHPDVQEACVIASRDPYRGESVKAVVVLKPQAQGRLTEAALVDWARQQMAAYKYPRAVEFVDVLPKSGTGKVQWRLLQDRENERAAART, from the coding sequence TTGCCCCTCGCTCCCGCCGATCCCCCGCATGCCAGCTTCTGGCCCAGGCGCCTGCCACGCCGCTTGACGCTGCCCGAGACCTCGCTGTGGTTCAACCTCGAAGTCTCGGCCCGGCGCTTCCCCGACAAGGATGCCGTGCTGTTCTTCGGCCACCGACTCAGCTATGCCGAACTGCATCGCCAGGCCGAGGCCCTGGCCGGCTGGCTGCAGCAGGTGGCGGGGGTGCAGCGAGGCGACCGGGTGCTGCTCTACATGCAGAACTGCCCGCAGTTCATCGTCGCCTTCTACGCGATCCTGCGGGCGGACGCGGTGGTGGTGCCCGTCAACCCGATGAACCGCGCCGAGGAGTTCCGGCACTACATCACCGACCCGCAGGCCCGGGTGGTGGTCTGCAGCGCCGAGCTGGCCGGCCACGTCCAGGCAGCCAATGCCGCACTGGGTGAGGCCGACCGGCTGCGTCACCTGCTGGTCACCCGCTATGCGGATGTCTTGCCGGAACAGGCGGAACACCCCGAGGACAGCCCGCCGCCGTCCATGGCCGAATGGCTGCTGGCCGATGCTCCGCTGCCGTCGGGCGCCGTGCGCTGGCAGGACGCACTGGCACGCGGCTGCCCGCCGGCGCCGCATGCCGCGCAGGCCGACGACCTGGCCGTGATGCCTTACACCTCGGGCACCACCGGGCTGCCCAAGGGCTGCATGCACAGTCACCGCACGCTGATGCACAACGCGATCGGCGGCGGGCTGTGGGGCTACTCGGGGCCCGAGTCGGTCGCGCTGGGCGTGGTACCGATGTTCCACATCACCGGCATGCAGTACTGCATGCACACGCCCATCTACAACGGGGCCACCGTGGTGCTGATGCCGCGCTGGGACCGCGAGCTGGCCGGCCGGCTCATCTCGCGGCACCGGGTCACGCACTGGACCTGCATCCCGACGATGATCATCGACCTGCTCGGCAGCCCCAACATGGCGCACTTCGACCTCAGCAGCCTGCGCTACCTGAGTGGCGGTGGCGCGGCCATGCCGGAAGCAGTGGCCGAACGGCTGCAGCAGCAGTACGGCCTGAGCTTCGCCGAAGGCTACGGACTGACCGAGACCGCCGCACCGTCGCATGCCAACCCGCCAGAGCGGCCCAAGCTGCAATGCCTGGGCATGCCTTTCCTCGGTGTCGATGCCAGGGTGGTCGATCCCCTCACCTTGCAGCCGGTGGCGGTGGGAGAGGTGGGCGAGATCGTCATCCACGGCCCGCAGGTGTTCAAGGGCTACTGGCGCAATCCCGAGGCCACCCGTGCGGCCTTCATCGAGATCGACGGCAAGTCCTTCTTCCGCTCCGGCGACCTGGGGCGCATGGACGAGGAAGGCTACTTCTTCATCACCGATCGCCTCAAGCGCATGATCAATGCGAGCGGCTTCAAGGTCTGGCCGGCCGAGGTGGAGGCCTTGCTCTACCGGCATCCCGATGTGCAGGAAGCCTGCGTCATCGCATCGCGCGATCCTTACCGCGGCGAGTCGGTGAAGGCGGTGGTGGTGCTGAAGCCCCAGGCGCAGGGCCGCTTGACCGAAGCCGCGCTGGTGGACTGGGCGCGGCAGCAGATGGCCGCCTACAAGTACCCGCGCGCGGTGGAGTTCGTCGACGTCTTGCCCAAGTCCGGCACCGGCAAGGTTCAGTGGCGCCTGCTGCAGGACCGCGAGAACGAGCGGGCCGCTGCCCGCACCTGA